One Bifidobacterium angulatum DSM 20098 = JCM 7096 DNA window includes the following coding sequences:
- a CDS encoding phosphoglycerate kinase, whose amino-acid sequence MKTLKDLGDLKGKRVLVRADFNVPLDGTTITDDGRIKAALPTIKALREEGAKVILMAHLGRPKGKVVPELSLAPVAARLGELLGVEVPLAADTYGEDAQAKVAAMNDGDVVLLQNVRFNPEETSKDPEERAAYAKKIAALGEAFVSDGFGVVHRAQGSNYDVAADLPAAAGLLVEKEVKALSRATENPERPLTVVLGGSKVSDKLGVIDNLLDKANRLVIGGGMAYTFLKAKGYEVGTSLLEEDQIETVKGYMERAEKNGVELVLPTDVVLNPVFPKSDEDIAPEVVAADAIPADKMGLDIGPESQKLFHDKIVDSKTVVWNGPMGVFEVPTFAEGTKAVAQGLVDATAAGAFTIVGGGDSASAVRNLGFPEDGFSHISTGGGASLEFLEGKELPGLKVLD is encoded by the coding sequence ATGAAGACACTCAAGGATCTTGGAGATCTCAAGGGCAAGCGCGTTCTGGTTCGCGCTGATTTCAACGTCCCGCTGGACGGCACCACCATCACCGACGACGGTCGCATCAAGGCCGCTCTGCCGACCATCAAGGCCCTGCGCGAAGAAGGCGCCAAGGTCATCCTGATGGCTCACCTCGGCCGTCCGAAGGGCAAGGTCGTTCCGGAGCTGTCCCTGGCTCCGGTTGCCGCTCGCCTTGGCGAACTGCTTGGCGTTGAGGTTCCGCTGGCAGCCGACACCTATGGTGAGGATGCACAGGCCAAGGTCGCCGCAATGAACGACGGTGACGTTGTGCTGCTGCAGAATGTGCGCTTCAACCCGGAGGAGACCAGCAAGGATCCGGAAGAGCGCGCCGCATACGCCAAGAAGATCGCCGCTCTCGGCGAGGCTTTCGTGTCCGATGGCTTCGGTGTCGTGCACCGTGCCCAGGGCTCCAACTACGATGTGGCCGCTGATCTGCCGGCCGCCGCTGGCCTGCTGGTCGAGAAGGAAGTCAAGGCTCTGTCCCGCGCCACCGAGAACCCGGAACGCCCGCTGACCGTTGTGCTTGGCGGTTCCAAGGTCTCCGACAAGCTCGGCGTGATCGACAACCTGCTGGACAAGGCCAATCGTCTGGTCATCGGCGGCGGCATGGCCTACACCTTCCTCAAGGCCAAGGGCTATGAGGTCGGTACTTCCCTGCTGGAAGAGGATCAGATCGAAACCGTCAAGGGCTACATGGAGCGCGCCGAGAAGAACGGCGTTGAGCTTGTACTGCCGACCGATGTCGTGCTGAACCCGGTCTTCCCGAAGTCCGACGAGGACATCGCTCCGGAAGTCGTGGCAGCCGACGCCATTCCGGCCGACAAGATGGGTCTGGACATCGGCCCGGAGTCTCAGAAGCTGTTCCACGACAAGATCGTCGATTCCAAGACCGTCGTGTGGAACGGCCCGATGGGCGTGTTCGAGGTCCCGACCTTCGCCGAAGGCACCAAGGCCGTGGCACAGGGCCTGGTCGACGCTACTGCCGCCGGCGCATTCACCATTGTCGGTGGCGGCGATTCCGCTTCCGCAGTGCGCAACCTCGGCTTCCCCGAGGACGGCTTCTCCCACATCTCCACTGGTGGCGGCGCTTCCCTCGAGTTCCTTGAAGGCAAGGAACTGCCTGGTCTGAAGGTGCTCGACTGA
- the tpiA gene encoding triose-phosphate isomerase has translation MVAKRKPLVAGNWKMNFDHLEATYFVQKLAWLLRDARFNYRRCEVALFPSFTSLRSVQVLVEADKLHIKYGAQAVSVTNQGAFTGDISADMLAHLGCTYVIIGHSERRKYHPEDDANIVDQVRAVLAAGMRPILCVGESFEERRQGIELDFAVGQVRDVTRDLNEDEAAKLIVAYEPVWAIGTGMVATPDSAQDAAQAIRADLKETFQSKVADSVRILYGGSVTSKNAAELIAEPDVDGFLVGGASLDANEFAKICRIADGSNA, from the coding sequence ATGGTAGCGAAGCGCAAGCCGCTGGTGGCAGGCAACTGGAAGATGAATTTCGATCATCTCGAAGCCACATATTTTGTACAGAAGCTTGCCTGGCTGCTGAGAGATGCGCGATTCAACTATAGGCGTTGCGAGGTCGCGTTATTCCCGTCGTTCACTTCGCTGCGCAGCGTTCAAGTGCTTGTCGAAGCCGACAAGCTGCATATCAAATATGGCGCCCAAGCGGTTTCCGTGACGAATCAGGGTGCCTTCACCGGCGATATCTCGGCTGACATGCTCGCCCACCTCGGATGCACATATGTGATTATCGGCCATTCCGAGCGGAGAAAATACCATCCTGAGGATGATGCCAATATCGTCGATCAGGTACGTGCGGTACTGGCTGCGGGGATGCGTCCGATTCTGTGCGTGGGGGAGAGCTTCGAGGAGCGTCGTCAGGGCATTGAGCTTGATTTCGCGGTCGGTCAGGTGCGTGACGTTACCCGTGATCTGAACGAGGACGAGGCTGCCAAACTGATCGTCGCCTACGAGCCGGTGTGGGCTATCGGCACCGGCATGGTCGCTACGCCGGATTCCGCACAGGATGCCGCACAGGCGATCCGTGCCGATCTCAAAGAGACGTTCCAGTCGAAGGTAGCCGATAGCGTACGTATTCTTTATGGCGGTTCGGTGACTTCGAAAAACGCCGCGGAACTCATCGCGGAGCCTGACGTGGATGGCTTCCTGGTGGGCGGGGCTTCGCTTGACGCAAATGAATTCGCCAAGATATGCCGTATCGCAGACGGGTCGAACGCGTAA
- the secG gene encoding preprotein translocase subunit SecG: protein MTAVKIALEIVVVLLSCLLTLLILMHKGKGGGLSDMFGGGLTQNAGTSGVAEKNLNRWTVIIALLWVAIIIALGLLSKFGLI from the coding sequence GTGACTGCTGTCAAGATCGCACTTGAGATTGTTGTTGTGCTGCTCAGCTGCTTGCTGACGCTGCTTATTCTTATGCATAAGGGCAAGGGCGGCGGCCTCTCCGACATGTTCGGCGGTGGTCTTACTCAGAACGCGGGTACTTCCGGCGTGGCAGAGAAGAATCTGAATCGTTGGACGGTTATTATTGCGCTGCTCTGGGTCGCGATCATCATCGCTCTTGGATTGCTGAGCA